A DNA window from Streptomyces sp. 71268 contains the following coding sequences:
- a CDS encoding acetoacetate--CoA ligase, which translates to MTTAPQSAAQPEPLWRPGPDRIAQAQVTRFQSWAAERYGAPAATPGDPVASYAALHRWSVERLPEFWEAVTKWFDVRFTTPYETVLADSAMPGARWFPGATLNYAEHALRAAQDPARADEPALLYVDETHEPTPVSWSELRRQVGSLAAELRRLGVRPGDRVSGYVPNIPQATVALLASAAVGAVWTSCAPDFGARSVLDRFQQVEPVVLFTIDGYRYGGKEHDRAETVAELRRELPSLRAVVHIPLLGTPAPGGTLLWDDLTAADTEPVFEPVPFDHPLWVLYSSGTTGLPKAIVQSQGGILVEHLKQLGLHNDMGPGDRFFWFTSTGWMMWNFLVSGLLAGVTVVLYDGSPGYPDTGAQWRVAERTGATVYGTSAAYVMACRKADVHPGRDFDLSRLRCVATTGSPLPPDGFRWLHDEVADDMWIASVSGGTDVCSCFAGAVPTLPVYIGELQAPGLGTDLQAWDPQGEPLIDEVGELVVTNPMPSMPVHFWNDPDGSRYRDSYFEMFPGAWRHGDWITCTSRGSVVIHGRSDSTLNRQGVRMGSADIYEAVERLPEIRESLVIGVEEPDGGYWMPLFVHLAPGATLDDELRDKIKTVIRAQLSPRHVPDEVIEVPAVPHTLTGKRIEVPVKRLLQGVALDKAVNAGSVDNIELLHFYERLARERSTANA; encoded by the coding sequence ATGACCACCGCACCGCAGTCAGCAGCCCAGCCGGAACCCCTGTGGCGGCCCGGCCCCGACCGCATCGCGCAGGCCCAGGTCACCCGCTTCCAGAGCTGGGCCGCCGAGCGGTACGGAGCGCCCGCCGCCACCCCCGGCGACCCGGTCGCCAGCTACGCCGCCCTGCACCGCTGGTCCGTGGAGCGCCTGCCGGAGTTCTGGGAAGCGGTCACGAAGTGGTTCGACGTGCGCTTCACCACCCCGTACGAGACGGTGCTCGCCGACAGCGCCATGCCCGGCGCCCGCTGGTTCCCCGGCGCCACCCTCAACTACGCGGAGCACGCCCTACGCGCGGCGCAGGACCCCGCCCGCGCCGACGAGCCCGCCCTGCTGTACGTCGACGAGACCCACGAACCCACCCCGGTGAGCTGGTCCGAGCTACGCCGCCAGGTGGGCTCGCTCGCCGCCGAACTGCGCCGCCTCGGAGTACGCCCCGGCGACCGCGTCAGCGGCTACGTACCCAACATCCCGCAGGCCACGGTCGCGCTCCTGGCCAGCGCCGCGGTCGGAGCCGTCTGGACCTCCTGCGCCCCCGACTTCGGCGCCCGCAGCGTCCTCGACCGCTTCCAGCAGGTCGAGCCGGTCGTCCTGTTCACCATCGACGGCTACCGCTACGGCGGCAAGGAACACGACCGCGCGGAGACCGTCGCCGAGCTGCGCCGCGAACTGCCCTCGCTGCGCGCCGTCGTCCACATCCCGCTCCTCGGCACCCCCGCCCCCGGCGGCACCCTGCTCTGGGACGACCTCACCGCCGCCGACACCGAGCCCGTCTTCGAGCCGGTCCCCTTCGACCACCCGCTGTGGGTCCTCTACTCCTCCGGCACCACCGGGCTGCCCAAGGCCATCGTCCAGTCCCAGGGCGGCATCCTCGTCGAGCACCTCAAGCAACTCGGCCTGCACAACGACATGGGCCCCGGCGACCGCTTCTTCTGGTTCACCTCCACCGGCTGGATGATGTGGAACTTCCTCGTCTCCGGCCTGCTCGCCGGCGTGACCGTGGTGCTCTACGACGGCAGCCCCGGCTACCCCGACACCGGCGCCCAGTGGCGGGTCGCCGAACGTACCGGCGCGACGGTCTACGGCACCTCCGCCGCGTACGTCATGGCCTGCCGCAAGGCCGACGTGCACCCGGGCCGCGACTTCGACCTCTCCCGCCTGCGGTGCGTGGCCACCACCGGTTCCCCGCTGCCACCCGACGGCTTCCGCTGGCTGCATGACGAGGTCGCCGACGACATGTGGATCGCCTCGGTCAGCGGCGGCACCGACGTCTGTAGCTGCTTCGCGGGCGCCGTCCCCACCCTCCCCGTCTACATCGGCGAGCTCCAGGCGCCCGGCCTCGGCACGGACCTCCAGGCGTGGGACCCGCAGGGCGAGCCGCTCATCGACGAGGTCGGCGAACTCGTCGTCACCAACCCCATGCCGTCCATGCCGGTCCACTTCTGGAACGACCCCGACGGCAGCCGCTACCGCGACAGCTACTTCGAGATGTTCCCCGGCGCCTGGCGCCACGGCGACTGGATCACCTGCACCTCCCGGGGCAGCGTCGTCATCCACGGCCGGTCCGACTCCACCCTCAACCGGCAGGGCGTCCGCATGGGCTCCGCCGACATCTACGAGGCCGTGGAGCGCCTCCCCGAGATCCGCGAGTCCCTCGTGATCGGCGTGGAGGAACCCGACGGCGGCTACTGGATGCCCCTCTTCGTACACCTCGCCCCCGGCGCCACGCTCGACGACGAACTGCGCGACAAGATCAAGACCGTCATCCGCGCCCAGCTCTCGCCCCGCCACGTCCCCGACGAGGTCATCGAGGTCCCGGCCGTCCCGCACACCCTCACCGGCAAGCGCATCGAGGTCCCGGTCAAGCGCCTCCTCCAGGGCGTCGCACTCGACAAGGCGGTCAACGCCGGCTCGGTGGACAACATCGAACTGCTCCACTTCTACGAGCGACTGGCCCGCGAGCGCTCCACCGCGAACGCCTGA
- a CDS encoding glycoside hydrolase family 31 protein translates to MDARDLVRSVKVIGSARGRRTVRAAWRRERVDAAGLPRSGPERARVPGLAEGAEPQPGGGVVRFARSSLRVRVAAGGAVFCGWDGATPEPSYALAGSCPEVDQRAFLEPDTEDGWRVVSERVTVTVSRHGAVAVRTPGGVVLRRELPPRWWEPAAGPADGAWPRWTQRSVVAPDARCFGLGGRSAGPRLRSGTYRLWNTDPGGAFEPPDDPLYLTMPVQLVVADAGSHLIFHDNTWDGAVTLREGVEGQGSGHDRPGRCEVRMEGGPLRYWVIAGTPARVLRSWARLTGSPALPPPWALGYHHARWGFGSEREVRRVVAGYLERGLPLSAVHLDIDHHDGHRVFTVDRERFPDLPRLAADLADDGVRLVSIVDPAVKAEPGNPVYDAGVAAGAFVRDGAGREVRGEVWAGESAFPDFTDPRTRAWWGEWYGERLAQGFAGVWHDMNEPVSFAAFGDPTLPLSARHALEGRGGDHREAHNVYGLAMARAGYEALRELRPEQRPFLFSRSGWAGLQRYGGTWSGDVSTGWPGLRASLALVLGLGLCGVPYSGPDVGGFTGSPSPELYLRWFQLASYLPLFRTHSAITAGRREPWEFGPEVLEHARAALHERQRLAPYFLTLAHLAHRTGAPYVRPLWWRWPQDRALRDCEDAFLLGDSLLVAPVFEPGVRQRTVRLPRGRWYDQATGQAYEGPGRIVVDAPLSRVPVLVRAGSVVPVVGERGETELEVWAPMVGRTGGGVLITETGDGWDEATEVRFTTRMRGERVAVEREGPEDVKYAMRVRGDAIGLVTP, encoded by the coding sequence ATGGATGCGCGTGACCTGGTGCGGTCGGTGAAAGTGATCGGTTCGGCGCGGGGGCGGCGGACCGTACGGGCCGCGTGGCGAAGGGAACGCGTGGACGCGGCCGGACTGCCCCGGTCGGGTCCCGAACGGGCCCGCGTACCGGGTCTGGCCGAGGGTGCGGAGCCGCAGCCGGGGGGCGGCGTGGTGCGGTTCGCGCGTTCGTCGCTGCGGGTGCGGGTGGCGGCCGGGGGCGCGGTCTTCTGCGGCTGGGACGGGGCAACGCCCGAACCCTCGTACGCGTTGGCCGGATCGTGCCCCGAGGTGGACCAGCGGGCGTTCCTCGAACCCGACACGGAGGACGGGTGGCGGGTGGTGTCCGAGCGGGTGACGGTGACGGTGTCCCGGCACGGGGCGGTCGCAGTGCGCACGCCGGGCGGGGTCGTGCTGCGGCGCGAGCTGCCGCCGCGCTGGTGGGAGCCCGCGGCCGGCCCAGCGGACGGGGCGTGGCCGCGCTGGACGCAGCGTTCGGTGGTGGCGCCGGACGCCCGGTGCTTCGGGTTGGGAGGGCGCTCGGCGGGCCCCCGGCTGCGGAGCGGGACGTACCGGTTGTGGAACACCGACCCCGGCGGGGCCTTCGAGCCGCCGGACGACCCGCTGTACCTGACGATGCCGGTGCAGCTCGTGGTGGCCGACGCGGGCAGCCACCTGATCTTCCACGACAACACCTGGGACGGCGCGGTGACGCTGCGCGAGGGCGTGGAGGGCCAGGGGTCGGGACACGACCGGCCGGGCCGCTGCGAGGTGCGGATGGAGGGCGGCCCGCTGCGCTACTGGGTGATAGCGGGCACTCCGGCGCGGGTGCTGCGCAGTTGGGCGCGGTTGACCGGCTCGCCCGCGCTGCCGCCGCCGTGGGCGCTCGGCTACCACCACGCCCGCTGGGGTTTCGGCAGCGAGCGGGAGGTACGTCGGGTGGTCGCGGGCTATCTGGAGCGTGGCCTTCCGCTGTCGGCGGTGCACCTGGACATCGACCACCACGACGGCCACCGGGTGTTCACGGTGGACCGCGAGCGCTTCCCCGACCTGCCGCGACTGGCGGCGGACCTCGCCGACGACGGCGTGCGGCTGGTCTCCATCGTCGACCCGGCGGTCAAGGCGGAGCCGGGCAATCCGGTCTACGACGCGGGGGTCGCGGCCGGCGCCTTCGTACGGGACGGGGCCGGGCGCGAGGTGCGCGGCGAGGTGTGGGCCGGCGAGTCGGCGTTCCCCGACTTCACCGACCCGCGGACGCGCGCGTGGTGGGGCGAGTGGTACGGCGAACGGCTCGCGCAGGGCTTCGCCGGGGTGTGGCACGACATGAACGAGCCGGTGTCCTTCGCGGCGTTCGGCGACCCCACGCTGCCGCTGTCGGCGCGGCACGCCCTTGAGGGGCGGGGCGGTGACCACCGCGAGGCGCACAACGTCTACGGGCTCGCGATGGCCCGCGCCGGCTACGAGGCGCTACGTGAGCTGCGCCCTGAGCAGCGCCCGTTCCTCTTCTCGCGCTCCGGCTGGGCGGGGCTCCAGCGGTACGGGGGCACCTGGTCGGGCGATGTCAGCACCGGTTGGCCGGGGTTGCGGGCGTCGCTGGCGCTGGTGCTCGGCCTCGGCCTGTGCGGGGTGCCGTACTCGGGCCCGGACGTGGGCGGGTTCACCGGCTCGCCGTCCCCTGAGCTGTATCTGCGCTGGTTCCAACTGGCCTCCTATCTACCGCTGTTCCGTACCCACTCGGCGATCACGGCGGGGCGGCGGGAGCCGTGGGAGTTCGGGCCCGAGGTGTTGGAGCACGCGCGGGCCGCGCTGCACGAGCGGCAGCGGCTGGCGCCGTACTTCCTGACCCTGGCCCACCTCGCGCACCGCACGGGCGCGCCGTACGTGCGCCCCCTGTGGTGGCGCTGGCCGCAGGACCGCGCGCTGCGCGACTGCGAGGACGCCTTCCTGCTCGGGGACTCGCTACTCGTCGCGCCGGTTTTTGAACCGGGCGTGCGCCAGCGCACGGTGCGGTTGCCGCGCGGGCGCTGGTACGACCAGGCGACCGGGCAGGCGTACGAGGGGCCGGGGCGGATCGTGGTGGACGCGCCGCTGTCGCGGGTTCCGGTGCTGGTGCGGGCGGGGTCGGTGGTGCCGGTGGTGGGTGAGCGGGGCGAGACCGAGCTTGAGGTGTGGGCGCCGATGGTCGGGCGCACCGGTGGCGGGGTGTTGATCACCGAGACGGGCGACGGCTGGGACGAGGCGACGGAGGTGCGGTTCACCACGCGGATGCGCGGGGAGCGGGTGGCGGTGGAGCGGGAGGGCCCGGAGGACGTGAAGTACGCGATGCGGGTGCGCGGGGACGCGATCGGCCTGGTGACGCCCTGA